A window of Planctomycetaceae bacterium contains these coding sequences:
- a CDS encoding CNNM domain-containing protein produces the protein MIPALTMFAGIILFLIGVRLSFFFSGSETGFYRLSPLQLAIRVHQGDRVAQSLQKFVNHPERFVATALVGNNVANYLVTVAIGLVMSVLVTDSSGAAEVISTVVVTPVVFVFGELIPKSLFYLAPLSQLRANARWFSFSYVVSLPLSYPLILLSRFIAKLGNSDRQPLETVLSRTRLVSVLEEGHREGLLTELQSQLADNIIQVARHPVSLSMIPALGVQGAPENASREEILALARRLQNPRILLHLPGQPGQWCRYVRVADLFEKGKSPRSVAVALPQFASDAPKLEVLSELVRQYSNYGVVVEEGRVLGVVSRRTLLAQLQRSGPRTQLPVEPIPPDKVAASIRQARDVVKSTSQDAGQQSKDKS, from the coding sequence ATGATTCCCGCATTGACCATGTTTGCAGGCATCATCTTGTTTCTCATCGGTGTCCGACTGTCCTTCTTCTTTAGTGGAAGTGAAACCGGGTTCTACAGACTCAGCCCACTTCAATTGGCAATCCGCGTGCACCAGGGCGACAGAGTTGCTCAAAGTCTGCAAAAATTCGTCAATCACCCCGAACGGTTTGTGGCCACGGCCCTGGTCGGTAACAACGTTGCGAATTATCTGGTCACTGTCGCTATTGGACTGGTCATGTCGGTCCTGGTAACAGATTCTTCCGGGGCCGCTGAAGTGATTTCAACGGTCGTCGTGACGCCCGTCGTTTTCGTCTTCGGCGAATTGATTCCCAAGAGTCTCTTTTATCTGGCGCCTCTGTCGCAGCTGCGGGCCAACGCACGCTGGTTCTCCTTCAGTTATGTGGTGTCACTGCCACTATCCTACCCACTGATTCTTTTGTCTCGGTTTATCGCGAAGCTTGGAAATTCAGATCGCCAGCCGCTGGAAACAGTGTTGAGCCGCACTCGACTGGTCAGCGTTCTCGAAGAAGGACATCGCGAAGGTTTACTGACAGAGCTTCAAAGTCAGCTGGCCGACAACATCATTCAGGTGGCAAGGCACCCGGTTTCGTTGTCCATGATTCCGGCGCTGGGCGTTCAGGGGGCTCCAGAGAATGCTTCGCGCGAGGAGATCCTGGCGTTAGCAAGACGTTTGCAGAATCCCCGAATTCTTCTGCATCTTCCCGGGCAGCCAGGCCAGTGGTGTCGATATGTGCGTGTCGCGGATCTTTTTGAAAAAGGGAAATCACCGCGTTCAGTCGCTGTCGCCCTGCCGCAATTCGCATCTGATGCCCCCAAACTGGAAGTACTTTCCGAATTGGTTCGGCAGTACAGCAACTACGGCGTCGTCGTGGAGGAAGGTCGAGTGCTGGGTGTTGTAAGCCGACGGACACTGCTGGCCCAGTTACAGCGAAGCGGACCAAGAACCCAGTTGCCAGTGGAGCCGATTCCACCTGACAAAGTCGCCGCATCCATTCGTCAGGCTCGCGACGTCGTGAAATCGACATCGCAGGACGCCGGGCAGCAGAGCAAAGACAAGTCATGA
- a CDS encoding GxxExxY protein has product MKHEDLTQKIIGCAYQVYNTMGCGYLESVYEKCLMIELKKAGLSAVAQYPIQVTYAGEIVGDFIADIFVEGTIIVELKAIRQLTTTHEVQLVNYLTSTNTEVGLLINFGATKVEVKRKIRTLPSA; this is encoded by the coding sequence ATGAAACACGAAGACCTCACCCAGAAGATCATCGGCTGTGCCTATCAGGTCTATAACACCATGGGCTGCGGGTACCTCGAATCGGTGTATGAAAAGTGCCTCATGATCGAACTCAAAAAAGCGGGTCTGTCCGCTGTCGCTCAATACCCCATTCAGGTGACGTACGCTGGTGAAATCGTCGGTGACTTCATCGCCGACATTTTCGTCGAAGGAACCATCATCGTGGAGCTCAAGGCAATCCGCCAGCTAACGACCACGCATGAGGTTCAACTTGTGAACTACCTGACGTCCACCAATACGGAAGTCGGCCTGCTCATCAACTTCGGGGCAACAAAAGTGGAAGTGAAAAGAAAGATCAGAACTCTGCCTTCTGCGTGA
- a CDS encoding CNNM domain-containing protein, whose protein sequence is MADFTNSVSIWLPGVIAMMVLILLSGFFSASETALFFLSRDEIRNFGKGVGRQRMVAALMARPDRLLTAILFWNLLINLAYFSVGLVTMNKLSHGGFNRVAAALGISNLVGIIAIGEVFPKSLAVAFRRTLAPMVSWPLAVMTAVLDPVIPVLGKTALSLRRAFWPHVRGESHLNPKDLEHAIDASAAISADLLDIEQQVLHNVLDLSEIRVEEVMRPRSHCLIVSANDSFATLNTSIQSVDYLLLQDPGEDHVSRAVALGAISAFDHRRFRQMSERVIFVPWCSTLAWTLSELQRQYCGVAVVVHEMGEMVGVVSYEDILETMLTESPSRTRRIMRREPLITIGPNRFHADGLVTLRYLASQLRVDFDMDVDGQYTINGLIHDELERFAEVGDSIVWKTWTLTVIETAARGRVRVLIEQLPAGLSMGDAATEPEKQS, encoded by the coding sequence ATGGCTGACTTCACGAATTCCGTTTCAATCTGGTTACCCGGTGTCATCGCCATGATGGTGCTGATTCTGCTGTCGGGTTTTTTCTCGGCCAGCGAAACAGCATTGTTTTTCCTGTCTCGCGACGAGATCCGAAATTTCGGCAAAGGCGTGGGGCGTCAGCGAATGGTGGCCGCACTGATGGCGCGACCGGATCGACTGCTGACCGCCATTTTGTTCTGGAATCTGTTGATCAATCTGGCCTATTTTTCAGTCGGCCTGGTCACGATGAACAAGCTGTCGCACGGCGGATTCAATCGCGTGGCTGCGGCGCTGGGTATCAGTAATCTGGTGGGAATCATTGCCATCGGAGAAGTGTTTCCAAAGAGCCTGGCCGTTGCCTTTCGACGAACCCTGGCACCGATGGTAAGCTGGCCGCTGGCTGTGATGACTGCCGTTCTTGACCCTGTCATTCCCGTCCTGGGCAAGACCGCGTTGTCTCTGCGTCGAGCTTTCTGGCCACATGTTCGCGGCGAATCTCACCTGAACCCCAAAGACCTGGAACACGCAATCGATGCATCGGCTGCCATCAGCGCGGATCTGCTGGATATCGAACAACAGGTGCTGCACAACGTTCTGGATTTAAGTGAGATTCGGGTTGAGGAAGTCATGCGTCCCCGAAGTCACTGCCTGATCGTTTCAGCCAATGACAGTTTTGCAACGCTGAATACCAGTATCCAGAGCGTGGATTATCTGTTGCTTCAGGACCCGGGTGAAGATCATGTGAGCCGCGCGGTGGCTTTGGGGGCCATCAGCGCGTTTGACCATCGTCGATTCCGCCAGATGTCAGAACGCGTGATCTTTGTGCCCTGGTGTTCGACTCTGGCCTGGACGCTTTCGGAACTGCAGCGGCAGTATTGCGGTGTTGCCGTCGTCGTCCATGAAATGGGTGAGATGGTGGGAGTCGTTTCTTACGAAGACATCCTGGAAACCATGCTCACGGAGAGCCCCAGTCGAACGCGCCGAATCATGCGCAGAGAACCGCTGATTACTATTGGCCCCAATCGATTTCACGCAGATGGACTTGTAACACTCCGGTACCTGGCAAGTCAGTTGCGAGTGGATTTCGATATGGATGTTGACGGCCAGTACACGATTAATGGCCTGATTCATGACGAGCTTGAACGATTCGCAGAAGTTGGCGATTCGATCGTCTGGAAGACATGGACATTGACGGTCATTGAGACGGCCGCCCGGGGACGTGTGCGAGTGCTCATCGAACAGCTGCCAGCCGGACTTTCGATGGGTGATGCCGCGACCGAGCCGGAGAAGCAATCATGA
- a CDS encoding group II intron maturase-specific domain-containing protein encodes MRVSPKNERKFRNRVKQITRRNRGVSMSLRFTELHRYFQGWVAYFRFVPIKTYFAELDKWIRRRIRACDWKHWRGVRTRIANLRRLGVKDDEAVTHGCSRKGPVDAVVTLKAMHEALSLDYLAQEGLVSLFTIWQTLTAKDLNRRCGPMPGGVGSAPRLTYADPG; translated from the coding sequence ATTCGGGTTAGCCCGAAGAACGAACGCAAGTTCCGTAACCGCGTCAAGCAGATCACACGTCGCAACCGCGGCGTGTCGATGTCTCTTCGCTTCACGGAGTTGCATCGCTACTTTCAGGGCTGGGTGGCTTACTTTCGTTTCGTGCCGATCAAGACGTACTTCGCGGAACTCGACAAGTGGATTCGCCGTCGCATCCGGGCCTGTGACTGGAAGCACTGGCGCGGTGTCCGCACGAGGATCGCGAATCTGCGTCGGCTCGGTGTCAAAGACGACGAAGCGGTCACCCACGGCTGCAGTCGCAAAGGTCCCGTGGACGCTGTCGTCACGCTCAAAGCGATGCACGAAGCACTGTCGCTGGACTATCTCGCTCAGGAAGGATTAGTCAGCCTGTTCACAATCTGGCAGACACTCACTGCGAAAGATCTGAACCGCCGGTGCGGACCCATGCCGGGTGGTGTGGGCTCAGCCCCAAGGCTGACCTATGCCGATCCTGGTTAG